From Pan troglodytes isolate AG18354 chromosome 1, NHGRI_mPanTro3-v2.0_pri, whole genome shotgun sequence:
CTTGTCTAGTTCTGACAACTGACCttgtttttcttgtatttgttttgtcagattttctttttcagacctTAACGTGACAAGGTCTAATTCAAAAACTTTCAGGCTTCTGGCCATCTcttctatttgtgtttttagagTCTCTACTTCTGCTTTGGAATTCTCGGCATCAAGAATCACTAGCTCCTGGTTTTCTTCTGACATCTGCAATTCCCTTTCAAGGTTCTCAACTTTATCCTTAAGTGAATCATTCTCCCGCTCGCGTTCTTTCAGTTCCTCTGCGACGTGCAGCTGCTTCTTTTCATCGGCCTCAATGCGAACTCTCAGTTTCTCGATGCCTCTTCTCAGCTGATGCACTTCCTCCTGTGTTGAGCTCAGCCTCAATGCGAACTCACCTTTCTCCACCAGTGCGGCCTCCAAGGCCTTGGAGACATTCAGCTTTTCATAATCTGATTCACTCAGTCTGGCCTGCAGGCTTTCAGATTCCTTGACAAgcaattctttctctttattcagtTGTGCAATTTGGTTTTCCAGCTCACATTTTGTCAAAGACAGTGCCTGTGAGTCCTTTTCCAAACTCTGCAGCTTTTCCTGGAGAtgagttttgtcttttaacagCTCACTCACATCAGAGGACAAAGTCTGAAGGAGTTCTGTCTTTTCCTtcacctctgcctctgccacctgaATGCAATGGAGACACTCACTTTGATGAGACTCAAGCTCTCgtgttttctccttcattttttcaGACAACTGATCCAGTTCCATGGTTTTTTTTGACATAGTATCTAATTCTCCACGAAGCTGGTTTCTCTCACTTGTGACCACTGAGAGTTCTTCTTCAAGGCAGACAATAACCTTCTGcttattttcattgtctttttctaAACATAGCTTCTCTGTTTGAACTATCTCTAAGTCAGCCTCCAGGTAGAGGGCTTGATGCTCAATGTTAGCTTTCTCAGATCTGATCCTACTCAGCTCATTTTCCACATCAAGAAATCTCTCCTTCCAGCTGTCATTCACCTTGGCTACATTATCTTCAATATCTTCACGTGATGATTTATCTGCATGCATTTCTAAATCAGAATTGAGGCCTTCAGAAGTTTCTACTCTCTGGAGTAACTCCTGGTTATCACAAGAAAAATATTCCAATTTTTCACTTAAATCTGAGTTTTCTTTCTTAAGTTCCCCAactattttttccaattctatgcaTGCTTCAATTTTGGTCATTAGTTGTACCTCCTGTAAATGGAGTTTTGAGTctaattctttcatttcatttagcaaactttcaacttttctgtcaCGGTCCTCTATCACATGAAGTAATCTCAAATTCTCATTTGATGTCTCTTTTACCCGCAGTTGAAGATTTTGGATATTTTCCTGATTCCCCAGGAAATCCATAGGTACCGAAGCATTAGGACCAGAAAATGACAATTCAGAAATGCATTCTGAAGAGCCCTGGGTTTTATCTTCCCCTGGAGGCTCATAATTGGTGTCTGGGGACTGTTCCCCAGAGCACTCTCCTGTGGGTTTCACTGCACCAGTCTCAGTTATTTTCTCAATGTCTAGATTGAGGTCCTGCTGAGCATCTTTATCACAAATCTGATGAACATCATGCTTTGGTGTTCTTTCTGTAGTTTCTGAAGTATGTTCTTTTGATATGTCACAGCTCTCATTTCGGCCTTGAATAGCCTGTAATTATAATACGTAACaagcatgcattttatttttcaaaaagaatcaAAATAGAATAGATTTAGTTATTACTTTTTAGAAACTGATGCGTGGCCTCTGCTAAACACTTCTCTTAAAGTGGTGAATTTCCCACTACATCTTTCTCTCTTCATTCAAATGTTCAACATAATTATACGTTCAGTAAGTGGCCCCTATGGGCAAGACACTGGGGTTAGGCATTTATCTTGAAGACAAACCCTTCGGCTCAATTACAATTTGTaatgtatttaaatttcatatttttccctTGCTAAGAATATTCAGGTAGCCTAAATATGAAATCTCTTTGTAATTATTAAATAAGAGGCTAACAAAATGCTCAGCTTCCACCTTCAGCATTTATGATATTCTTTAATAAGGCAGTAAAGTTTCATAACCAGATTCCCAGTCCAAGGACTTAATCCCCAATCCAGCACTTACTGTACATTATTGGATAAATTACATATTTGAGCTTCACTTTcctctcatctgtaaactggggatcTGCTGTTGCGCCTACACCTGCCATCACCTCACCATGACCTGCCTTCTCTACctcacagagacagacagaggaaaTCAAGTGACATGCATACACTATATAGCATTATTAATTAAGCTAGCAGGCTAGAAAGGACAAAGTTACAAGCaattaaacaaatatgtattcaattttttaaaagtccttttaAATGACTTATACCAAATCATATTTTTGTACCACAGTAAATTGTTAGAGAGAAAACTGTTTAATAATACATAAAGAATCTCCTGTATTTAGTTTCATGATGATAATGCCATAACATCAAAAATAGTCTGAAAAGTGGGAGAGATTAAAAATTTACATCATATTACCATTTGTAAGTTCTTAATTATTTCAGTATACTTTATTAATGCACAAAGGGTGGAAACACACATTCTAAAGACTTTCTGACTCCATAATATAATTTTCTCCAGactttaaaaacatctttagTAATATTCTATATAATGCTATGTAAATCTAATCCCTATAGAAATTTATTCCTCAAATAAAGTTTACTCATTTTCCTCAAGTTCTggtttgttttgaaaatattttggtgtattttatttccttgaaccctaaaaatattttaacttaggTTTAATGTACATTTCAATTagacaaacatttactgagtgtctactaATCATGTAAACCGAGAAATGGCATTTAAATCCCAGGTACTTACATCTTCTGTGTCGATGCCAAGCAAAGACCGAGAACTTAAGTCCAGACCTTGTAGCTGGAGTCGTGCTACTTCCAGCTCAAGTGACAGTTGTTCCGTCTGTTTCTTTTCTGCCGCCAACTTGGACTCCATCTCCAGAGTCACGCTTGTCAGCTTCTGTTGCCACTGTTCATTTTCTGACAAATACTGCTTCCTAAGGCAGTCAAGCTCTTGCCTTTCAGAACTTAATAACTGCTCGAGCTCttgaatttccttatttttcataatCCCTtgactttccattttctcttctagcTTCTCGAGGGACTGCCGGTACACCTCACAGAGGGACTCAAGCTCTTCAACACCCTTCGCTGGGGCCGAAGGGGTTTCTTTCCTGGTCAGATTCTCCTCCTGCAGACTGCTGCAAAATACTTCATCTACACTGCACTGGTTTGCTGAAACAGTCCCTTCTAAATTACTCAAAAGAGACATATCTCCTGTCTGTTCTAAAAGAGCTCTGTAAAAGGAGGAGTCTCCCAAACTGCTAAGACTAGAGCTGTCAGGCACACAAGAGGATGACAGGGATGGAACGAGCCCCTCCTCCAAGCCCAGCTGCATCTCCTTCACCAAGTCACCTTGAAAGTTTCGCAGATTCGTTGACAAGACCAAATTTTCGGCCTTTAATGAGTCAACATAGGTCTGCAGCTCTGACATTTTAGAGCTCATCTGACAGTGCTGATCATGTAAAATTTTGTGTTCACTTTGTAAAGATGAGAATTTCTCTTGCAATTCGGCAAAGTGCATTTGAACTTCTTTGTCTGACAATGTCAAGTGCTCGTAGGAATTACTCTCGTCCAATGGAGCCAAAGACACAGGGTGCTGTTCATTTGGTTGTTCACCAAATTCACCTCCTGGTATGTCTTCCACTAACTCACCATGGAGAAGACCACTGtcatcatttaatattttaacttcATTTAGTAGTTTCCCTACCTCTTCTGCCATTTTCCTAGTTGCTGTGATACATTCTGACCTTGAATCATTCAGCTCAGTTACGAGTTCATACTTTTCAGCCTgcaatatttcacatattttctctAGCTCATTCAGCTTGTTCATTGTTGTTTGCAGAGAGCACTGAAGGTGTGCATTGTCGTTTTGACTTGTTGACAACTCATGAGGCCCTGAAATATACTTTTCTTCCGCATCTATTTCACAGTCTTTAAGGCCACTAATTTCTTGTGACTGCATGTCTTGCAAattgctgctttcaagatctcCTCTAATTGTCTGTAATTCATGCTGCAGGcactccttctccttctcacttTCCTGAAGTTTTAATTCCTTACTTCTTAGCATAGCTTCTAATTGCACCAACTGCGCATTATAACTATCTAGAGAAATTTCTTTAACTTCAAGATCCATCTGAGGTTTAAAATTACATTgatttctctcactctctctttctttcacggAGTTCCTAATTGGTTCCGATTCTAGATTTTGACATTCATGTTTAGTCTTCATTACCTTCATCAGCTGTTCATTCTCTTGTAATAAGTCATTAACTtccttttgcattttgttttgttcttcctttAAAGTCATGATTTCTTGCTTTAAACCACCAGGCTCGCTCTTAGAATTGTTTTGGTTATCTGTCATCTCAGATCTCAGAGCTTGCTGCACTGTCTCCAACTCTAGCATCAgattctgatttctttcttcagCAAATGCTAATTTTGTTAAGAATTCTTGGTGTTCCTTTGCAAATGCTTCCTTTAGCTGTTCCaactcattttttctattttcacaaAGACTAGTGCATTCATTTAGCAAGCATTCTAATTTAGAATTCTTTTCTTGTGCTGCTTTGTATTTCTGACTAAGATCCTCATATGCATTTCCGGTTTCTTCACATCTTTGTAGTAAAATAAGTTTTTCTTGCTTGTACTGATCAGATAACTCTGAAATGCTTTTCTCCCTTTCATCTATATAGTTTGCAAAACTCTCACTTTTCTGGATTAAGTTCATCTTCTCTTGATTTAAGGATGCATTCATTTCCTTAAGAGTCCCATTCTCTTGGGTCAGCTCttcaatttctcttttatttagagaaatgatggaactcatttctttcttctccaaGCTTAGGGTTTCGGATAAAAGTTGTAGCTCCTTTAGAGAGTCTTCAAGTAGATGGTTGCTCTTTTTTAATTCTTGAATCTCTGCCTGCTCAGTTTCTAACTTATCATTTAAAAGTTGCAGCTCTTTTTCCTTGTTCTCAAGGGCACTTAAGGTTTCAGCAACAACATTCTGGTGAGCAGAAGTGTCTTCCTGTAACTTACTAATGCGCTGACTTGTTTCAGCCACAAAACTTTGATGCATCTGTTCTGCTTTCATgagattttcttctatttctcctttGATTTGCACCAACTCTTCACACTGCTTTTGCAGGTCTGAGTTCATCTGTTTTTGAGACTCCAGTGAAAATTCAAGTGAATCAACTCTATTTTGTAGGATGGCAGAATTTTTTGGACTTTGGTCTGCTTCTAAATGACATTCACTCCTCTCTGAAGGCATGCTTCCTTGTTCTCCAATTATATTTGCAAAGGAATGATGCATGGCAGGCTGCTGATCAAAAGCCAAAAGACTTCTCTGATGATCTTCATTTGTCACCAGAGAAGCATCTTTGGATTTTAGCAGATCCCTGAGGCTCTCATATTCGGCATGCAAGTCTTGGTAACACCGGTCTTTGTCCATTATTTCATTTGACAGTAACTGAAGCTTGTGTTCTAGATCTTCAACTTGCCCAGTAAGCTGAGAAGTCTTCaaacacatattttctatttccttctgaTGTTTCTGATCTGAGAACTCAGCTTTCTGCTGTAGCTCCACATAAGCTAGTTTCTGGGTCTCTACCTCCACTGACTTACTGTCTAACACGTTGT
This genomic window contains:
- the CENPF gene encoding centromere protein F isoform X3, translating into MYTALEQKLKKLTEDLSCQRQNAESARCSLEQKIKEKEKEFQEELSRQQRSFQTLDQECIQMKARLTQELQQAKNMHNVLQAELDKLTSVKQQLENNLEEFKQKLCRAEQAFQASQIKENELRRSMEEMKKENNLLKSQSEQKAREVCHLEAELKNIKQCLNQSQNFAEEMKAKNTSQETMLRDLQEKINQQENSLTLEKLKLAVADLEKQRDCSQDLLKKREHHIEQLNDKLSKTEKESKALLSALELKKKEYEELKEEKTLFSCWKSENEKLLTQMESEKENLQSKINHLETCLKTQQIKSHEYNERVRTLEMDRENLSVEIRNLHNVLDSKSVEVETQKLAYVELQQKAEFSDQKHQKEIENMCLKTSQLTGQVEDLEHKLQLLSNEIMDKDRCYQDLHAEYESLRDLLKSKDASLVTNEDHQRSLLAFDQQPAMHHSFANIIGEQGSMPSERSECHLEADQSPKNSAILQNRVDSLEFSLESQKQMNSDLQKQCEELVQIKGEIEENLMKAEQMHQSFVAETSQRISKLQEDTSAHQNVVAETLSALENKEKELQLLNDKLETEQAEIQELKKSNHLLEDSLKELQLLSETLSLEKKEMSSIISLNKREIEELTQENGTLKEMNASLNQEKMNLIQKSESFANYIDEREKSISELSDQYKQEKLILLQRCEETGNAYEDLSQKYKAAQEKNSKLECLLNECTSLCENRKNELEQLKEAFAKEHQEFLTKLAFAEERNQNLMLELETVQQALRSEMTDNQNNSKSEPGGLKQEIMTLKEEQNKMQKEVNDLLQENEQLMKVMKTKHECQNLESEPIRNSVKERESERNQCNFKPQMDLEVKEISLDSYNAQLVQLEAMLRSKELKLQESEKEKECLQHELQTIRGDLESSNLQDMQSQEISGLKDCEIDAEEKYISGPHELSTSQNDNAHLQCSLQTTMNKLNELEKICEILQAEKYELVTELNDSRSECITATRKMAEEVGKLLNEVKILNDDSGLLHGELVEDIPGGEFGEQPNEQHPVSLAPLDESNSYEHLTLSDKEVQMHFAELQEKFSSLQSEHKILHDQHCQMSSKMSELQTYVDSLKAENLVLSTNLRNFQGDLVKEMQLGLEEGLVPSLSSSCVPDSSSLSSLGDSSFYRALLEQTGDMSLLSNLEGTVSANQCSVDEVFCSSLQEENLTRKETPSAPAKGVEELESLCEVYRQSLEKLEEKMESQGIMKNKEIQELEQLLSSERQELDCLRKQYLSENEQWQQKLTSVTLEMESKLAAEKKQTEQLSLELEVARLQLQGLDLSSRSLLGIDTEDAIQGRNESCDISKEHTSETTERTPKHDVHQICDKDAQQDLNLDIEKITETGAVKPTGECSGEQSPDTNYEPPGEDKTQGSSECISELSFSGPNASVPMDFLGNQENIQNLQLRVKETSNENLRLLHVIEDRDRKVESLLNEMKELDSKLHLQEVQLMTKIEACIELEKIVGELKKENSDLSEKLEYFSCDNQELLQRVETSEGLNSDLEMHADKSSREDIEDNVAKVNDSWKERFLDVENELSRIRSEKANIEHQALYLEADLEIVQTEKLCLEKDNENKQKVIVCLEEELSVVTSERNQLRGELDTMSKKTMELDQLSEKMKEKTRELESHQSECLHCIQVAEAEVKEKTELLQTLSSDVSELLKDKTHLQEKLQSLEKDSQALSLTKCELENQIAQLNKEKELLVKESESLQARLSESDYEKLNVSKALEAALVEKGEFALRLSSTQEEVHQLRRGIEKLRVRIEADEKKQLHVAEELKERERENDSLKDKVENLERELQMSEENQELVILDAENSKAEVETLKTQIEEMARSLKVFELDLVTLRSEKENLTKQIQEKQGQLSELDKLLSSFKSLLEEKEQAEIQIKEESKTAVEMLQNQLKELNEAVAALCGDQEIMKATEQSLDPPIEEEHQLRNSIEKLRARLEADEKKQLCVLQQLKESEHHADLLKGRVENLERELEIARTNQEHAAHEAENSKGEVEALKAKIEGMTQSLRDLELDLVTIRSEKENLTNELQKEQERISELEIINASFENILQEKEQEKVEMKEKSSTAMEMLQTQLKELSERVAALHNDQEACKAKEQNLSSQVECLELEKAQLLQGLDEAKNNYIVLQSSVNGLIQEVEDGKQKLEKKDEEISRLKNQIQDEEQLVSKLSQVEGEHQLWKEQNLELRNLTVELEQKIQVLQSKNASLQDTLEVLQSSYKNLENELELTKMDKMSFVEKVNKMTAKETELQREMHEMAQKTAELQEELSGEKNRLAGELQLLLEEIKSSKDQLKELTLENSELKKSLDCMHKDQVEKEGKVREEIAEYQLRLHEAEKKHQALLLDTNKQYEVEIQTYREKLTSKEECLSSQKLEIDLLKSSKEELNNSLKATTQILEELKKTKMDNLKYVNQLKKENERAQGKMKLLIKSCKQLEEEKEILQKELSQLQAAQEKQKTGTVMDTKVDELTTEIKELKETLEEKTKEADEYLDKYCSLLISHEKLEKAKEMLETQVAHLCSQQSKQDSRGSPLLDPVVPGPSPIPSVTEKRLSSGQNKASGKRQRSSGIWENGRGPTPATPESFSKKSKKAVMSGIHPAEDMEGTESEPEGLPEVVKKGFADIPTGKTSPYILRRTTMATRTSPRLAAQKLALSPLSLGKENLAESSKPTAGGSRSQKVKVAQQSPVDSGTILREPTTKSVPVNNLPERSPTDSPREGLRVKRGRLVPSPKAGLESKGSENCKVQ
- the CENPF gene encoding centromere protein F isoform X2; the protein is MSWALEEWKEGLPTRALQKIQELEGQLDKLKKEKQQRQFQLDSLEAALQKQKQKVENEKTEGTNLKRENQRLMEICESLEKTKQKISHELQVKESQVNFQEGQLNSGKKQIEKLEQELKRCKSELERSQQAAQSADVSLNPCNTPQKIFTTPLTPSQYYSGSKYEDLKEKYNKEVEERKRLEAEVKALQAKKASQTLPQATMNHRDIARHQASSSVFSWQQEKTPSHLSSNSQRTPIRRDFSASYFSGEQEVTPSRSTLQIGKRDANSSFFDNSSSPHLLDQLKAQNQELRNKINELELRLQGHEKEMKGQVNKFQELQLQLEKAKVELIEKEKVLNKCRDELVRTTAQYDQASTKYTALEQKLKKLTEDLSCQRQNAESARCSLEQKIKEKEKEFQEELSRQQRSFQTLDQECIQMKARLTQELQQAKNMHNVLQAELDKLTSVKQQLENNLEEFKQKLCRAEQAFQASQIKENELRRSMEEMKKENNLLKSQSEQKAREVCHLEAELKNIKQCLNQSQNFAEEMKAKNTSQETMLRDLQEKINQQENSLTLEKLKLAVADLEKQRDCSQDLLKKREHHIEQLNDKLSKTEKESKALLSALELKKKEYEELKEEKTLFSCWKSENEKLLTQMESEKENLQSKINHLETCLKTQQIKSHEYNERVRTLEMDRENLSVEIRNLHNVLDSKSVEVETQKLAYVELQQKAEFSDQKHQKEIENMCLKTSQLTGQVEDLEHKLQLLSNEIMDKDRCYQDLHAEYESLRDLLKSKDASLVTNEDHQRSLLAFDQQPAMHHSFANIIGEQGSMPSERSECHLEADQSPKNSAILQNRVDSLEFSLESQKQMNSDLQKQCEELVQIKGEIEENLMKAEQMHQSFVAETSQRISKLQEDTSAHQNVVAETLSALENKEKELQLLNDKLETEQAEIQELKKSNHLLEDSLKELQLLSETLSLEKKEMSSIISLNKREIEELTQENGTLKEMNASLNQEKMNLIQKSESFANYIDEREKSISELSDQYKQEKLILLQRCEETGNAYEDLSQKYKAAQEKNSKLECLLNECTSLCENRKNELEQLKEAFAKEHQEFLTKLAFAEERNQNLMLELETVQQALRSEMTDNQNNSKSEPGGLKQEIMTLKEEQNKMQKEVNDLLQENEQLMKVMKTKHECQNLESEPIRNSVKERESERNQCNFKPQMDLEVKEISLDSYNAQLVQLEAMLRSKELKLQESEKEKECLQHELQTIRGDLESSNLQDMQSQEISGLKDCEIDAEEKYISGPHELSTSQNDNAHLQCSLQTTMNKLNELEKICEILQAEKYELVTELNDSRSECITATRKMAEEVGKLLNEVKILNDDSGLLHGELVEDIPGGEFGEQPNEQHPVSLAPLDESNSYEHLTLSDKEVQMHFAELQEKFSSLQSEHKILHDQHCQMSSKMSELQTYVDSLKAENLVLSTNLRNFQGDLVKEMQLGLEEGLVPSLSSSCVPDSSSLSSLGDSSFYRALLEQTGDMSLLSNLEGTVSANQCSVDEVFCSSLQEENLTRKETPSAPAKGVEELESLCEVYRQSLEKLEEKMESQGIMKNKEIQELEQLLSSERQELDCLRKQYLSENEQWQQKLTSVTLEMESKLAAEKKQTEQLSLELEVARLQLQGLDLSSRSLLGIDTEDAIQGRNESCDISKEHTSETTERTPKHDVHQICDKDAQQDLNLDIEKITETGAVKPTGECSGEQSPDTNYEPPGEDKTQGSSECISELSFSGPNASVPMDFLGNQENIQNLQLRVKETSNENLRLLHVIEDRDRKVESLLNEMKELDSKLHLQEVQLMTKIEACIELEKIVGELKKENSDLSEKLEYFSCDNQELLQRVETSEGLNSDLEMHADKSSREDIEDNVAKVNDSWKERFLDVENELSRIRSEKANIEHQALYLEADLEIVQTEKLCLEKDNENKQKVIVCLEEELSVVTSERNQLRGELDTMSKKTMELDQLSEKMKEKTRELESHQSECLHCIQVAEAEVKEKTELLQTLSSDVSELLKDKTHLQEKLQSLEKDSQALSLTKCELENQIAQLNKEKELLVKESESLQARLSESDYEKLNVSKALEAALVEKGEFALRLSSTQEEVHQLRRGIEKLRVRIEADEKKQLHVAEELKERERENDSLKDKVENLERELQMSEENQELVILDAENSKAEVETLKTQIEEMARSLKVFELDLVTLRSEKENLTKQIQEKQGQLSELDKLLSSFKSLLEEKEQAEIQIKEESKTAVEMLQNQLKELNEAVAALCGDQEIMKATEQSLDPPIEEEHQLRNSIEKLRARLEADEKKQLCVLQQLKESEHHADLLKGRVENLERELEIARTNQEHAAHEAENSKGEVEALKAKIEGMTQSLRDLELDLVTIRSEKENLTNELQKEQERISELEIINASFENILQEKEQEKVEMKEKSSTAMEMLQTQLKELSERVAALHNDQEACKAKEQNLSSQVECLELEKAQLLQGLDEAKNNYIVLQSSVNGLIQEVEDGKQKLEKKDEEISRLKNQIQDEEQLVSKLSQVEGEHQLWKEQNLELRNLTVELEQKIQVLQSKNASLQDTLEVLQSSYKNLENELELTKMDKMSFVEKVNKMTAKETELQREMHEMAQKTAELQEELSGEKNRLAGELQLLLEEIKSSKYEVEIQTYREKLTSKEECLSSQKLEIDLLKSSKEELNNSLKATTQILEELKKTKMDNLKYVNQLKKENERAQGKMKLLIKSCKQLEEEKEILQKELSQLQAAQEKQKTGTVMDTKVDELTTEIKELKETLEEKTKEADEYLDKYCSLLISHEKLEKAKEMLETQVAHLCSQQSKQDSRGSPLLDPVVPGPSPIPSVTEKRLSSGQNKASGKRQRSSGIWENGRGPTPATPESFSKKSKKAVMSGIHPAEDMEGTESEPEGLPEVVKKGFADIPTGKTSPYILRRTTMATRTSPRLAAQKLALSPLSLGKENLAESSKPTAGGSRSQKVKVAQQSPVDSGTILREPTTKSVPVNNLPERSPTDSPREGLRVKRGRLVPSPKAGLESKGSENCKVQ